One window from the genome of Fastidiosipila sp. encodes:
- the ygeW gene encoding knotted carbamoyltransferase YgeW, with translation MKINELIKELEGYDYKGLYQDDFFLTWDKSQDEIMALFTVADALRELRENNRSARIFDSGLGISLFRDQSTRTRFSFASACNFLGLQVQDFDEGKSQIAHGETVKETANMISFMADVIGIRDDMYIGKGHTYMKSVSEYVREGYEDGVLEQRPTLVNLQCDIDHPTQSMADALHIIHEFGGVENLRGKKLAMTWAYSPSYGKPLSVPQGIVGLMTRFGMEVVLAHPEGYDIMDDIEDVARRNEELYGGKFTRAASMEEAFKDADIVYPKSWAPFKAMEIRTDLYAKGDQAGIKALEQELLAQNAQHKDWACTEDMMKLTRGGKALYMHCLPADISGVSCEEGEVDASVFDRYRIPLYKEASYKPYIIAAMIFLQKIRHPGAKLEELWNSASPRWADKG, from the coding sequence ATGAAAATCAATGAACTGATCAAAGAGCTGGAAGGCTACGACTACAAGGGATTGTACCAGGATGATTTCTTTTTGACCTGGGATAAATCCCAGGATGAGATTATGGCTCTCTTCACGGTCGCCGACGCCCTGCGTGAGCTCCGTGAGAACAATAGAAGCGCCCGGATTTTTGACTCGGGCCTGGGCATCTCCCTCTTCCGCGACCAGTCGACGAGGACCAGGTTCTCTTTCGCCTCGGCCTGCAATTTCCTGGGCCTGCAAGTCCAGGACTTCGACGAGGGTAAATCACAGATCGCGCACGGTGAGACTGTCAAAGAGACAGCCAATATGATTTCTTTTATGGCGGACGTCATTGGCATCCGCGATGACATGTACATTGGCAAAGGCCATACCTACATGAAGAGCGTTTCGGAATATGTCAGGGAAGGCTATGAGGATGGCGTGCTGGAGCAGCGGCCGACCCTGGTCAACCTGCAATGTGACATTGACCACCCGACCCAGTCCATGGCCGATGCCCTCCACATCATCCACGAATTCGGCGGTGTCGAAAATCTGAGAGGTAAAAAGCTTGCCATGACCTGGGCCTATTCGCCTTCCTATGGCAAACCCCTGTCGGTTCCCCAGGGAATCGTCGGCCTTATGACCCGCTTTGGCATGGAGGTGGTGCTGGCGCATCCGGAAGGCTATGACATCATGGACGATATTGAAGATGTTGCCAGACGAAATGAAGAACTTTACGGCGGCAAGTTCACACGTGCCGCATCCATGGAGGAAGCCTTCAAAGATGCCGATATTGTCTATCCGAAAAGCTGGGCACCTTTCAAGGCCATGGAAATCCGCACCGACCTTTACGCCAAGGGCGATCAGGCGGGGATCAAGGCCCTGGAACAGGAGCTGCTGGCCCAAAACGCGCAGCACAAGGACTGGGCCTGCACAGAAGACATGATGAAGCTGACCCGCGGTGGCAAGGCACTTTACATGCACTGCCTGCCGGCGGATATTTCCGGGGTCTCATGCGAGGAAGGCGAAGTGGACGCTTCCGTCTTCGACCGCTACCGGATTCCCCTCTACAAAGAGGCCAGCTACAAGCCTTACATCATCGCGGCCATGATTTTCCTCCAGAAGATCAGGCACCCCGGCGCGAAGCTCGAAGAACTCTGGAACAGTGCCTCCCCCCGCTGGGCCGACAAGGGTTGA